One Balneola sp. DNA window includes the following coding sequences:
- a CDS encoding penicillinase repressor has product MSLTQTEEELMQYLWKLEKAFMKDLLEMYPEPKPASTTVATLLKRMADKDFIGYEQMGRSRQYYPLVNKTDYFSKHVNGLIRKFFDDSASQFASFFTSETNLSEAELEELKSIVEKEIESRNQ; this is encoded by the coding sequence ATGAGTTTAACACAAACAGAAGAAGAGCTGATGCAGTACTTATGGAAGCTGGAAAAGGCTTTCATGAAAGATCTGCTGGAGATGTATCCGGAACCTAAACCGGCTTCCACAACTGTCGCAACATTATTGAAGAGAATGGCCGACAAGGATTTCATAGGCTATGAACAAATGGGACGGTCCCGTCAGTATTACCCGCTGGTGAATAAAACAGACTATTTCTCGAAGCATGTAAATGGATTAATCAGGAAGTTTTTTGATGATTCAGCCTCTCAGTTTGCTTCCTTTTTTACCTCTGAGACCAATTTATCTGAGGCAGAGTTAGAGGAGTTGAAAAGCATCGTTGAAAAAGAAATAGAGAGTAGAAACCAATGA